In a genomic window of Roseiflexus castenholzii DSM 13941:
- a CDS encoding transposase, producing the protein MRRYELSNAQFALLEPYLPKNGSVGHPWADHRRILNGLFWKLRSGAPWRDIPDRYGPWQTIYDRYVFWRRNGTWERILRALQVELDAHGEIDWS; encoded by the coding sequence ATGCGCCGCTACGAGTTGAGTAATGCCCAGTTTGCCTTGCTGGAGCCCTATCTTCCGAAGAATGGCTCGGTCGGTCATCCCTGGGCTGACCACCGTCGGATCTTGAACGGCCTGTTCTGGAAGCTGCGCTCAGGTGCGCCCTGGCGTGATATTCCCGACCGCTATGGCCCCTGGCAGACGATCTATGACCGCTACGTGTTCTGGCGTCGCAACGGTACCTGGGAGCGCATCTTGCGCGCCCTGCAAGTCGAGCTCGACGCGCACGGCGAGATTGATTGGAGCTAG
- a CDS encoding Rossmann-fold NAD(P)-binding domain-containing protein has protein sequence MITIAPAVQRGGDDTIESVDLTGNQSLIDAVAPAGVRQIIFVSTIASDPKSPAPIFRAKGAAEARLRESGNGTPARLSVLVSAATDGIGRRIIVGMTAIIKDRFTIRTVECVLEWEEMAGLRSLSHCAWSVSSCGPGTLTRRPWSGVRGFFARIMPRIYALVGRNVQGMSP, from the coding sequence GTGATCACAATCGCTCCCGCAGTCCAGCGCGGCGGAGACGATACCATCGAGTCCGTCGATCTGACCGGCAACCAGAGTCTGATTGATGCGGTCGCGCCGGCGGGTGTGAGGCAGATCATCTTTGTCTCGACCATCGCCAGCGACCCGAAGAGTCCAGCGCCAATCTTCCGGGCAAAGGGGGCGGCGGAAGCCCGTCTGCGGGAAAGCGGCAACGGCACGCCTGCCCGCTTGAGCGTCCTGGTCAGTGCGGCGACGGATGGGATTGGTCGCCGCATCATCGTCGGCATGACCGCAATCATCAAAGACAGGTTCACGATCCGCACGGTAGAATGCGTCTTGGAATGGGAGGAGATGGCAGGACTGAGAAGCTTGTCACATTGCGCCTGGAGCGTTTCGTCCTGTGGACCCGGCACGTTGACGCGCCGTCCATGGTCAGGGGTGCGTGGTTTCTTTGCTCGCATCATGCCCCGCATATACGCGCTTGTGGGTCGAAATGTCCAGGGTATGTCGCCTTAA
- a CDS encoding right-handed parallel beta-helix repeat-containing protein codes for MNASLTLRLLSTLLLAALLAAPGARPAYAAGYVVNSLADNTSNDSQCTLREAIQEANNGTDTDCPGSPSNANDTITFSVSGTITLSSPLPAIVSGQGALTIDGGGSITVSGNNSVRVMVVNSGADLTLRNITIANGSSGSGGGIYNAGTLTVTNSTFSSNSAIFGGGIYNASGGTLTVTNSTFSSNSADFGGGGGIYNAGGGALTVTNSTFSSNSADSDGGGGIYNAGGGALTVTNSTFSNNSADGGGGGIANAGTLTVTNSTFSGSSASGPFGGGGIRNAGTLTLKNTLIANSTNGDCTNFGTVTTDSINNLIENSGSNACGLTNGTNGNIIGSDPDLGALTGSPAYFPLLPGSPAIDKGDNATCAAMPVNNQSQNGVTRPVDGDMNGVAVCDIGAYERPLVKVYLPLIAR; via the coding sequence ATGAACGCCAGCCTCACTCTTCGTCTGCTCTCTACGTTGCTGCTGGCGGCGCTGCTTGCGGCGCCGGGCGCGCGGCCGGCCTACGCGGCAGGGTATGTGGTCAACTCGCTGGCGGATAACACCAGCAACGACAGCCAGTGCACCCTGCGCGAAGCGATTCAAGAAGCCAACAACGGCACGGACACCGACTGCCCCGGCTCGCCGAGCAACGCCAACGACACCATCACCTTCAGCGTGAGCGGGACGATTACGCTCAGCTCGCCCCTGCCCGCCATCGTCTCTGGGCAGGGCGCGTTGACCATTGACGGCGGGGGCAGCATCACCGTCAGCGGGAACAACAGCGTGCGGGTGATGGTCGTCAACAGCGGCGCCGACCTCACCCTGCGCAACATCACCATCGCCAACGGATCAAGCGGCTCCGGCGGCGGCATCTACAACGCCGGCACGCTGACGGTGACCAACAGCACCTTCTCCAGCAACAGCGCCATCTTCGGCGGCGGCATCTACAACGCCAGCGGCGGCACACTGACGGTGACCAACAGCACCTTCTCCAGCAACAGCGCCGACTTCGGCGGCGGCGGCGGCATTTACAACGCCGGCGGCGGCGCGCTGACGGTGACCAACAGCACCTTCTCCAGCAACAGCGCCGACTCAGACGGCGGCGGCGGCATTTACAACGCCGGCGGCGGCGCGCTGACGGTGACCAACAGCACCTTCTCCAACAACAGCGCCGACGGCGGCGGCGGCGGCATCGCCAACGCCGGCACGCTGACGGTGACCAACAGCACCTTCTCGGGCAGCAGCGCCAGCGGCCCCTTCGGCGGCGGCGGCATCCGCAACGCCGGCACGCTGACGCTCAAGAACACCCTCATCGCCAACAGCACCAACGGGGATTGCACAAATTTCGGAACTGTCACCACCGACTCCATCAACAACCTCATCGAAAACAGCGGCAGCAATGCCTGCGGCCTGACGAACGGCACGAACGGCAACATCATCGGCTCCGACCCGGACCTCGGCGCGCTGACCGGCTCCCCGGCCTACTTCCCGCTGCTGCCCGGCAGCCCGGCCATTGACAAAGGCGATAACGCCACCTGCGCCGCCATGCCGGTCAACAACCAATCCCAAAACGGCGTGACCCGCCCGGTGGATGGCGATATGAACGGGGTGGCGGTCTGCGACATTGGCGCGTATGAACGGCCACTCGTCAAAGTCTACCTGCCCCTGATTGCGCGGTGA
- a CDS encoding AbrB/MazE/SpoVT family DNA-binding domain-containing protein, translating to MDTATISSKYQVVIPRAIREKWNVKPGQKVRFIVYGNRLEIVPVRDLKTARGFLRGMSSDIEREEEDRA from the coding sequence ATGGATACCGCGACAATTTCCTCGAAGTATCAGGTAGTCATACCGCGCGCCATCCGCGAGAAGTGGAACGTCAAACCGGGACAAAAGGTGCGCTTCATCGTATACGGCAACCGTCTGGAAATTGTGCCTGTGCGAGACCTCAAGACCGCGCGCGGATTTCTCAGAGGCATGAGCAGTGACATTGAACGTGAAGAGGAAGATCGAGCATGA
- a CDS encoding amidase has translation MTDLHNLCFLTAVELMQRIRTHEVSCVEVMEAHLRQIERTNPQVNAIITLLPEQALERARAADTALHRGDEVGPLHGLPVAHKDLVQTKGVRTTFGSPIYADFVPDVDDLIVIRLRKAGAIMIGKTNTPEFGAGSQTFNPIFGATRNPYDLSKTCGGSSGGAAVALACGMIPIADGSDTGGSLRNPASFCNVVGFRPSPGRVPSCSDRAAWQTLSVLGPMARTVADTALMLSAIAGPHPCSPIALQKPGAHFRQPLERDFRGVRVAWSRTLGGLPVDPQVTAVLEEARPALEAIGCIVEEVEPDFSGADEAFRVWRAWSYEQSLGELADTHRDRLKETILGEIERGRALTGPQIGYAERLRTALYHRMRRFMKTYEFLALPTVQVPPFPVEQPYVTEISGVPMETYIDWMRSCYFISITSLPAISVPAGFTRDGLPVGLQLVGRYRNDFGVLQLAHAFEQATGHWRRRPPIVEMGHG, from the coding sequence ATGACCGACCTGCACAATCTCTGTTTTCTGACCGCCGTTGAGCTGATGCAACGGATCCGCACCCACGAGGTGTCGTGCGTTGAGGTAATGGAAGCGCACCTGCGCCAGATCGAACGCACAAATCCGCAGGTCAATGCGATCATTACCCTGCTGCCGGAGCAGGCGCTCGAACGGGCGCGCGCCGCCGATACCGCCCTGCATCGCGGCGATGAAGTCGGTCCCTTGCACGGGCTGCCGGTGGCGCACAAGGACCTGGTGCAGACGAAAGGCGTGCGCACGACCTTCGGCTCACCGATCTATGCCGATTTTGTTCCCGATGTCGATGACCTGATTGTGATTCGTCTGCGCAAGGCAGGCGCGATCATGATCGGTAAGACCAACACACCTGAGTTTGGCGCCGGTTCTCAGACATTCAACCCGATCTTTGGCGCAACCCGCAATCCCTACGACCTCTCGAAGACCTGCGGCGGCAGCAGTGGCGGCGCAGCCGTCGCCCTGGCGTGCGGCATGATCCCGATTGCCGATGGCAGCGATACCGGCGGTTCGCTACGCAACCCGGCGAGTTTCTGCAATGTGGTCGGCTTCCGTCCGTCGCCGGGGCGCGTGCCATCCTGCTCAGATCGCGCCGCCTGGCAAACCCTCAGTGTGCTGGGTCCGATGGCGCGCACCGTTGCAGACACTGCGCTGATGCTCAGCGCAATTGCGGGACCACATCCCTGCTCACCGATTGCGCTCCAGAAACCGGGGGCGCACTTTCGGCAGCCGCTCGAACGCGACTTCCGCGGCGTGCGGGTGGCGTGGAGCCGTACCCTCGGTGGATTGCCTGTTGATCCGCAGGTGACCGCCGTGCTCGAAGAGGCGCGTCCGGCGCTCGAAGCAATTGGCTGCATCGTCGAGGAGGTCGAGCCGGATTTCAGCGGCGCTGACGAAGCGTTCAGGGTATGGCGCGCATGGAGTTATGAACAAAGCCTGGGCGAACTCGCCGACACGCACCGTGACCGTCTCAAGGAAACGATTCTTGGGGAGATCGAACGGGGACGTGCGCTGACAGGACCGCAGATCGGATACGCCGAACGGTTGCGTACCGCGCTCTACCATCGGATGCGCAGATTCATGAAAACTTACGAATTCCTGGCGTTGCCAACCGTCCAGGTTCCGCCATTTCCTGTCGAGCAGCCGTATGTGACGGAGATCAGCGGCGTCCCGATGGAAACCTACATCGACTGGATGCGGTCGTGTTATTTTATTTCAATCACCAGCCTCCCGGCGATTTCCGTTCCTGCCGGATTCACGCGCGACGGCTTGCCGGTAGGGTTGCAACTGGTCGGGCGCTACCGCAACGACTTCGGCGTGCTGCAACTGGCGCATGCCTTCGAGCAGGCGACCGGTCACTGGCGGCGACGCCCGCCGATTGTTGAAATGGGACACGGATGA
- a CDS encoding integron integrase translates to MLDRVRQTLRRKHSSYRTEQAYVHWIKRFIFFHNKRHPAEMGAPEIEAFLTRLAVKENVAASTQNQALQSILFLYREVLRQPVEEPIHALRAKKPKRIPTVLTRQEVQQLFAHLSGARLLMVRLLYGSGLRLMECLRLRVKDLDFPYQTITVRDGKGENDRVTVLPTSLVQPLQAHLEQVRQQHEGDLAQGYGAVSLPDALARTYPHAEREWAWQWMFPSPRRSADPRSGAICRHPMDLAMLQRAVRHAARAAGLTKPVTPHTLRHSRYPSPGGRI, encoded by the coding sequence TTGCTGGACCGCGTACGACAGACGCTGCGCAGAAAGCACTCCTCCTATCGCACGGAGCAGGCCTACGTCCATTGGATCAAGCGCTTTATCTTCTTCCACAACAAGCGCCACCCCGCCGAGATGGGCGCCCCCGAGATCGAGGCGTTCCTCACCCGCCTGGCTGTCAAGGAGAACGTGGCCGCCAGCACACAGAATCAGGCCCTTCAGTCCATCCTCTTCCTCTATCGTGAAGTGCTCCGCCAACCCGTCGAGGAGCCCATCCACGCCCTCCGCGCCAAGAAGCCCAAACGCATCCCTACCGTGCTCACCCGCCAGGAGGTCCAGCAGCTCTTCGCCCACCTCTCCGGCGCCCGCCTGCTGATGGTGCGCCTGCTCTACGGCAGCGGACTCCGCCTTATGGAGTGCCTCCGACTGCGCGTCAAAGACCTCGATTTCCCCTATCAGACCATCACCGTGCGCGATGGGAAGGGAGAGAACGATCGCGTGACGGTCCTGCCGACTTCCCTCGTCCAGCCCCTCCAGGCCCATCTCGAGCAGGTCCGCCAGCAGCATGAGGGGGATCTGGCACAGGGATACGGCGCCGTCTCCCTGCCCGACGCGCTGGCCCGCACGTATCCCCACGCGGAGCGGGAGTGGGCATGGCAGTGGATGTTCCCCTCTCCTCGCCGCTCCGCCGACCCCCGCTCAGGCGCGATCTGCCGTCACCCCATGGACCTGGCAATGCTTCAGCGGGCGGTGCGTCACGCAGCCCGAGCCGCTGGCCTGACAAAGCCGGTCACCCCGCACACGCTGCGCCATTCCCGCTACCCATCTCCCGGAGGACGGATATGA
- a CDS encoding type II toxin-antitoxin system PemK/MazF family toxin, producing MGKFVKGDVVVVPFPFSDLSAAKRRPALVVATLTGDDVILCQITSKAITDNDALAISDSDFTSGGLRQDSNVRPNRIFTADSNIVLYRAGVLSPKKVQEVIAKIIQIISA from the coding sequence ATGGGCAAATTTGTAAAAGGAGACGTGGTCGTTGTCCCGTTTCCCTTTTCCGATTTGAGTGCTGCTAAAAGACGTCCCGCGTTGGTGGTTGCTACACTTACCGGGGATGATGTGATCTTGTGTCAGATTACGAGCAAAGCAATCACCGATAATGACGCGCTTGCCATTTCAGACAGCGATTTCACGAGTGGCGGTTTGCGTCAAGACAGCAATGTTCGACCCAATCGTATCTTTACCGCCGATTCGAATATCGTTCTGTATCGTGCCGGTGTGTTGTCTCCTAAGAAAGTGCAGGAAGTCATCGCAAAGATTATCCAGATAATTAGTGCCTGA
- a CDS encoding DUF2442 domain-containing protein, whose product MNGTPSAVVTLTLPRIIHVLVTDDTLSVDLEDGRTISVPIGWYPRLAHGTPEERAHFQISGAGYGIHWPDLDEDIGIEGLVLGKRSTESPASFERWLQQHKKQG is encoded by the coding sequence ATGAATGGGACGCCTTCTGCAGTGGTAACCCTGACCCTACCTAGGATCATCCATGTTTTGGTGACAGATGATACGCTGTCAGTGGATTTGGAAGATGGGCGCACGATTTCTGTGCCGATTGGGTGGTATCCGCGTTTGGCGCATGGAACACCTGAAGAACGTGCCCATTTCCAGATTAGCGGTGCTGGATACGGCATCCATTGGCCTGATCTTGATGAAGACATTGGTATTGAAGGTTTAGTGCTAGGGAAAAGGTCAACGGAAAGCCCAGCATCTTTTGAGCGATGGCTTCAGCAACATAAGAAACAGGGGTAA
- a CDS encoding response regulator — protein MARVVCLSDTVSLVRLVREEATSCGHLLIPFPGSRLNDAFRQAVRQAMPDVVLFELTSTLDNPHIYFFLRSDQAMRSIPVIFLSPRPDLELLAAALGADGYLSLPLDRGALRATLRAYLDIPAPVDVLRIEVPRSTVQRYAALMQRPPVMAQVAAGLPVV, from the coding sequence ATGGCTCGCGTGGTTTGCCTGTCGGATACAGTTTCGTTAGTGCGTCTGGTGCGCGAGGAAGCGACCTCGTGCGGTCATCTCCTGATCCCCTTTCCTGGCTCGCGGCTCAACGATGCGTTCCGTCAGGCAGTGCGGCAGGCGATGCCGGATGTGGTGCTCTTTGAATTGACCAGCACGCTCGACAACCCGCATATCTACTTCTTTCTGCGCTCCGATCAGGCAATGCGTTCTATTCCGGTCATCTTCCTCTCGCCCCGTCCCGATCTCGAACTTCTCGCCGCTGCACTCGGCGCCGATGGCTATCTTTCCCTCCCGCTTGATCGAGGAGCATTGCGTGCCACTCTGCGCGCGTATCTGGACATTCCCGCTCCGGTTGATGTGCTGCGCATCGAGGTTCCCCGTTCAACCGTGCAGCGGTACGCTGCGCTAATGCAGCGCCCACCGGTGATGGCGCAGGTGGCGGCTGGCTTGCCGGTGGTGTAG
- a CDS encoding beta strand repeat-containing protein, protein MSNILFRLFSVCSILAALLAAQRAHPAYAASYVVNSLADNTTNDAFCTLREAILAANDAAANDCGAGSGGDDTITFSVSGTIVLGSTLPAIVSGQGKLTIDGGGGITVSGNNSVRVMVVNSGADLTLRNITIANGSIGGFGGGIYNNGGTLTVINSTFSANSASGPWGGGGGIYNASGGTLTVTNSTFSGNSASGPFGGGGIFNAGTLTVTNSTFSANSAGFGGGIYNGGTLTVTNSTFSNNSASGTGGGIFNDGGATLTLKNTIIANSTSGGDCINAGTVDTTNSINNLIKDTGANACGLTHGTNGNIIGSDPDLGALTGSPAYFPLLPGSPAIDKGDNATCAAAPVNNQSQNGVTRPQDGDGNNTAVCDIGSYERTLQPAAYVVNTLNDNVTAGDGQCSLREAILAANNDSAYNSLSGCGAASSLDDTITFSVSGTIVLGSTLPAIVSGQGTLTIDGGGSITVSGNNSVRVMVVNSGADLTLRNITIANGSSGGFGGGIYNNGGTLTVESSTFSANSAGFGGGIFNASGGTLTVTNSTFSNNSATLGGFGGGIFNAGTLTVTNSTFSGNSASGIGGGIFNDGGGTLTLKNTIIANSTSGGDCINAGTVTTDSINNLIEGTGGNACGLTNGTNGNIIGSDPNLGALTGSPAYYPLNVGSPAIDAGDNATCAAMPVNNQSQNGVTRPVDGDMNGVAVCDIGAYERPLVKVYLPLIAR, encoded by the coding sequence ATGAGCAACATTCTCTTCCGTCTTTTTTCTGTTTGCTCGATCCTGGCGGCGCTGCTTGCAGCGCAGCGCGCCCACCCGGCCTATGCGGCGAGCTACGTCGTCAACTCGCTGGCGGACAACACCACCAACGACGCCTTCTGCACCCTGCGCGAAGCGATCCTGGCAGCGAACGACGCGGCTGCCAATGATTGCGGCGCAGGCAGCGGCGGCGACGACACCATCACCTTCAGCGTGAGCGGGACGATTGTGCTTGGCTCGACCCTGCCCGCCATCGTCTCCGGGCAGGGCAAGCTGACCATTGACGGCGGGGGCGGCATCACCGTCAGCGGGAACAACAGCGTGCGGGTGATGGTCGTCAACAGCGGCGCCGACCTCACCCTGCGCAACATCACCATCGCCAACGGATCGATCGGCGGCTTCGGCGGCGGCATCTACAACAACGGCGGCACGCTGACGGTCATCAACAGCACCTTCTCCGCCAACAGCGCCTCCGGCCCCTGGGGCGGCGGCGGCGGCATCTACAACGCCAGCGGCGGCACGCTGACGGTGACCAACAGCACCTTCTCGGGCAACAGCGCCAGCGGCCCCTTCGGCGGCGGCGGCATCTTCAACGCCGGCACGCTGACGGTGACCAACAGCACCTTCTCCGCCAACAGCGCCGGCTTCGGCGGCGGCATCTACAACGGCGGCACGCTGACGGTGACCAACAGCACCTTCTCCAACAACAGCGCCAGCGGCACAGGCGGCGGCATCTTCAACGATGGCGGCGCCACGCTGACGCTCAAGAACACCATCATCGCCAACAGCACCAGCGGCGGGGATTGCATAAATGCCGGAACGGTAGACACCACCAACTCGATCAACAACCTCATCAAAGACACCGGGGCCAACGCCTGCGGCCTGACGCACGGCACGAACGGCAACATCATCGGCTCCGACCCCGACCTGGGCGCGCTGACCGGCTCGCCGGCCTACTTCCCGCTGCTGCCCGGCAGCCCGGCCATTGACAAAGGCGATAACGCCACCTGCGCCGCCGCGCCGGTTAATAACCAGTCGCAAAACGGCGTGACGCGCCCGCAGGATGGAGACGGCAACAACACAGCGGTCTGCGACATCGGCTCCTACGAACGCACCCTTCAGCCTGCCGCCTATGTGGTCAACACGCTGAACGACAATGTGACAGCCGGCGACGGCCAGTGCAGCCTGCGCGAAGCGATCCTGGCGGCGAACAACGACTCTGCCTACAACAGCCTGAGCGGTTGCGGGGCTGCCAGCAGCCTGGACGACACCATCACCTTCAGCGTGAGCGGGACGATTGTGCTTGGTTCGACCCTGCCTGCCATCGTCAGCGGGCAGGGCACGTTGACCATTGACGGCGGGGGCAGCATCACCGTCAGCGGGAACAACAGCGTGCGGGTGATGGTCGTCAACAGCGGCGCCGACCTCACCCTGCGCAACATCACCATCGCCAACGGATCGAGCGGCGGCTTCGGCGGCGGCATCTACAACAACGGTGGCACGCTGACGGTTGAGAGCAGCACCTTCTCCGCCAACAGCGCCGGCTTCGGCGGCGGCATCTTCAACGCCAGCGGCGGCACGCTGACGGTGACCAACAGCACCTTCTCCAACAACAGCGCCACCTTAGGCGGCTTCGGCGGCGGCATCTTCAACGCCGGCACGCTGACGGTGACCAACAGCACCTTCTCGGGCAACAGCGCCAGCGGCATAGGCGGCGGCATCTTCAACGATGGCGGCGGCACGCTGACGCTCAAGAACACCATCATCGCCAACAGCACCAGCGGCGGGGATTGCATAAATGCCGGAACTGTCACCACCGACTCGATCAACAACCTCATCGAAGGCACCGGGGGCAATGCCTGCGGCCTGACGAACGGCACGAACGGCAACATCATCGGCTCCGACCCCAACCTGGGCGCGCTGACCGGCTCCCCGGCCTACTACCCTCTCAACGTGGGCAGCCCGGCCATTGACGCCGGTGACAACGCCACCTGCGCCGCCATGCCGGTCAACAACCAATCCCAAAACGGCGTGACCCGCCCGGTGGATGGCGATATGAACGGGGTGGCGGTCTGCGACATTGGCGCGTATGAACGGCCACTCGTCAAAGTCTACCTGCCCCTGATTGCGCGGTGA
- a CDS encoding type II toxin-antitoxin system VapC family toxin, with protein MEYFTDGRNVDFFAPVIEKPEAVLVPTISLFEVFKRVLLERNKDDALEAVALMKGGKVVDLDDSLALLAAEISYTLQLPMADGIILATARAYNAVLWTQDAHFEGLDGVQYIEKRTTM; from the coding sequence CTGGAATATTTTACCGATGGCAGGAATGTAGACTTCTTTGCGCCTGTTATCGAAAAACCCGAAGCTGTGCTGGTTCCGACCATCAGCCTGTTCGAGGTCTTCAAGCGCGTCCTGCTGGAAAGAAACAAGGACGATGCCCTGGAAGCGGTTGCCTTGATGAAAGGGGGGAAGGTGGTAGACCTGGACGACAGCCTGGCACTGCTTGCAGCAGAGATCTCCTATACTCTTCAGTTGCCAATGGCGGACGGCATTATTCTGGCTACTGCTCGCGCCTATAATGCTGTATTGTGGACCCAAGACGCACACTTCGAGGGTCTGGATGGCGTGCAATATATCGAGAAAAGGACAACAATGTGA
- a CDS encoding IS5 family transposase encodes MTATCSGVATVPGSASCAPCKSSSTRTARLIGASSTSTVPSFVGRARRRVLVATAFDPEEPADHALGRSRGGFGAKIHLLCDGNGVPLSAFLLPGQAHESTQFEPLVDSVAIARRATGRTRTRPTRIAADRAYHAQRIRQWLRQHGIQAVIPPRKSKGKVRRGRPITYNAIHYRARNAIERCAGWLKECRSLATRFEKLAVNYLQIVKLAFIERYLRLLAP; translated from the coding sequence ATGACCGCTACGTGTTCTGGCGTCGCAACGGTACCTGGGAGCGCATCTTGCGCGCCCTGCAAGTCGAGCTCGACGCGCACGGCGAGATTGATTGGAGCTAGTTCAACGTCGACAGTACCGTCATTCGTGGGTCGCGCGCGGCGGCGGGTGCTCGTCGCGACGGCCTTTGACCCGGAGGAACCAGCCGACCATGCGCTTGGTCGCTCACGCGGTGGCTTCGGCGCCAAGATCCACCTGCTGTGCGATGGCAACGGCGTTCCGCTCAGCGCCTTCCTCTTGCCAGGACAGGCGCACGAGTCCACACAATTCGAACCCCTCGTCGACAGCGTAGCGATTGCTCGCCGTGCCACCGGTCGTACCCGTACCCGCCCCACACGCATTGCTGCGGACCGCGCCTATCACGCGCAGCGAATCCGACAGTGGCTCCGTCAGCACGGCATCCAGGCGGTCATCCCGCCACGGAAGTCGAAGGGCAAGGTGCGACGCGGCCGGCCCATCACCTACAACGCTATCCACTACCGCGCTCGCAATGCGATTGAACGCTGTGCGGGCTGGCTCAAGGAGTGTCGGTCGCTCGCCACGCGCTTCGAGAAGCTCGCCGTCAACTATCTCCAGATCGTCAAGCTGGCCTTCATCGAGCGCTATCTGCGCCTTCTGGCGCCCTAA
- a CDS encoding DUF4190 domain-containing protein, with protein sequence MAAIVSLVFDILGWFTAPVICSIIAIVAGHRAHREIAASNGRLGGSGRAKAGMIMGYIQLALVAFLCILFFVILLLTGIAGTGPR encoded by the coding sequence ATGGCAGCCATCGTCAGTCTGGTGTTCGACATTCTTGGCTGGTTTACGGCGCCGGTCATCTGTTCGATCATCGCCATTGTAGCAGGACACCGCGCGCACCGTGAGATTGCCGCGTCGAACGGGCGGCTCGGCGGAAGCGGACGCGCAAAAGCCGGGATGATTATGGGGTATATTCAACTGGCGTTGGTTGCATTTTTGTGCATTCTCTTCTTTGTCATCCTCCTGCTGACAGGGATAGCCGGCACAGGACCACGATGA